Within the Burkholderia ubonensis genome, the region GCTCCGGAGCGGTCGCGTGCGCAGGTGGTACGGCTTCGGGTTCGATCGGCGCGGCGGGGGTCACCGGGGCCGGCGGTTGCGATGGTGGCGGCGGTTGCTGCGGCTCGGGTTCCGGCTGCGCTTGGGGCTGCGCCGCGGATACGAGATACCAGTCTTCCGTGCGGCCGCCGTGCCCGCCGCGCGCGAGCATGTAGTCGTAGCCGCCGGCCGACAGCGTGCCGAAACCTTGACGGTAGCCGTCCGACGCCGCGTCGAGCGCGAATGCCGAGGCTGCCGTCGTGCCGCCGTTGCGCGTTTCGACGATCGGATGCCGATCGTCGTTGGCGCGCCGTTGCCGCTGGCGTGCTTGACGATGACGCCCGTGTTGCCCGATGCGTGGCCGCCGTCGATCACGAGCTTGTCGGTGGGCGACGCGTCGTCGCGCAACGTCGTATGGATCAGCAGCTTGCCGTTGTGCGCCGCATAGTCGCCCGTCGCGACGAGCGTACGCGGTGTCGCCAATGCGCGGGCGGTCGGCTCTGCGAACGCGATCGCCGAGTCGTTCAGCGCGACGGAGCCGACCGACGAATCCGCGGTGACGGTCCAGCGGCTGTCCGAGTCGAGCGACAGCGTGCGCACCGCATCGGTCGCGCCGGTCCACGTGGACGCGTTCGACAGCGCGACGTCCGTCAATGCCGGCGTCGCGCTGCCGTCGTCGGTCGGAAGGTTCACGATGTCGCCCTCCGCCTGCGAGCCCGTATCGAGCGTCAGCCGCACGGGCGCATCGTATTGCGCATGGACGGCCAGCAGCGTGCCGTCGCCGCCGGTCGCGCGCGCGCCGTTGCGCAGCGCGATGCTGCCGCCGGCCGCGTCGAGCGCGCCGTATCGGTCGCTGACGAGCGAGCCGCCATCGACGTTCAGCGCGCCGCCGTAGACGCTGGCCGCATAAGCGCCGTCGCCGCGCGTGCGTGCGTCGCTGCGCAACAGGTCGATTCGGCCGCCGGTGCTGGCGTGGAGCGCGACGGCGCCGTCGCCGTACGTGTCGACGCTCATGTCGGTGGCGGTGACGACGGAGCCGCTGTCGGACGACATCGCACCGGGCGAGCCTGCGCCGCGCGTGTCGATGCCGCCGCGCGTCATCGCGATCTTGCCGCCGCGCCGCGCAATCGCGCCGGCCGCGCGCGCGCCGGTGGTCGTCACGCGCGTATCGGTCGCGTCGATGACGGGCGTGTCGGCGTATTCCTTCGATGCGTACAGCCCGTGCGCGCTGGTGCCTTCCGTGATCACGCGCGTGCGTGCGAGTGCGACGTCGCCCGCGCGCATATCGACGCCGAGCGAGCCTACGCCGCTGGCGTGCAGATACGAGTCGCTGAACGCGACCGTGGACGTGCTCGGCAGGAACAGCACCGGCGCGTAGTTGCCGTCCGTCCGGATCTCGGTGCGATCGAGCGTCGCGTGTGCGCCGTCGTAGCTGATCGACAGGCCGGAGGCGTACAGGCCGCTGGTCCGGATCGACGTAGTGGCGACATCGATCGTGCCGCCCGGCGTCCCGATCACGTTGATGCCGGCGCTTTCCTTGCCGCGCGTGACGATTGCGCTGTCCGCGATGCGGAACTCGCCGTTCGCGCCGTAGAGGTATGCACCGTGCGCGTAGTCGCCGTCGGTATCGATCGACACGCGTTCCGCCGACGCGCTCGCGCCGCCGCGCACGTCGATGCCGACGCTGTTGCCGCCGCGCGTCCGGATTTCGGTATCGCGCAGTTCCACGCGCGAGCCCGCTCCCGATGCGGCGGCGCCGGCGGCGACGGGGCCCGTCGAAAACGCGCGGGTTTTGGCCGTCGTCGTCAGATGTCCGCCGTTGATCGCGGACAGCACCGCGCGGCCGACCTGGGTCGTCGAATAGTCGCCCGGCGCGACCTCGAGCGCGACGCCGTTGGCCTGCTGCGGGCCGCCGGCGATTTGCGCACTGGACGCCCACGGCATCACGGCACCGGCGATCAGCGCCGAATGGGCGAGACGGCGGCCGGTGCGGGTTCGAGAAAGTGGAAAGCTGCGATGGTTCACCCGTTCACCTCTGTTTGGTAACGGGCTAAAAGTAGTTAGTATGGGAGAGATTGGAAATTGGACGAGTTCGAATTTTGCCGCGCTGACGGGCAAAAGGGGCGAGGTTGGCCATTCGGTGGGTGGAGCGACCGGGGCGTTCGACGTGCTGCGTGCGTCGAACCGTCGATAGCCGTCGATGGCCGGCGACGATGCCGGTGAGCGGCTCCGCATCGCGCAGGTTCGAGCGGATGCGCCCGGCGCATCGATCCGTCTATCGCCGGCGCGCGCCGGCATTGCCTACTGCAGAATCAGCCGCAGTTGCGCATCCGCATATTCGGTCGGCGATTTGCCGAAGCCGCTTTTCGCGTAGCGATGCCAGCGGCCGAGCACGTAGCTGACGATCAGGCTCGCGCGCATCGTCGGGTCGTAATCGCCCGGCAGCGGCGTCGTCGTGGTCGATCCACCGTCCGCGCCCGCGCCCGCGTCGGCGCGTGCCAGCCGCAGCGATTGCCTGAGCGACGCTTCGACTCGTTCGAGCATCTGCTCGACGCGCTCGGCCAGCCGCCCGTCTTCGCCAACCAGCGCCTCGCCGGTCAGCACGCGCGTCATTCCGGGATTCTTCGCGGCGAAATTGAGCATCGTGAGTGCGATCGTGCGTGCCTGCAGCACGCCGTTCGGCTCCTTTGCGACGATCTGGTTGACCAGCCCGAACAGCGCCTGCTCGATGAACTCGATCAGCCCTTCGTACATCTTCGCCTTGCTGGCGAAGTGTCGGTACAGCGCGGCTTCCGACACGTCGAGCCGGGCCGCGAGTGCGGCAGTCGTGATTTTCTCGGGCTTCGGCGCCTCGAGCATCCCGGCGAGCGTCTGCAGGATCATCACGCGTCGCTCGCCCGGCTTCGGGCGCGAGCGGGACGGCGTGGTCTGGTCTTCCGTTACGGCTTGGTCCTGCGGGTGAGTCGGCTGCATTTTTGTCGCCCCGATCGAGTGCCCAGTCGCAGCGATTTTAACGAACGAATCCGCTGGTCGACGTAATTCGGGCGGCCGGTGTTCGGCAAATGGCTCGGCAGGTGGCCCGTGATCCACACCGTGCCGATGCCGAGGCGCTTGTAGCGCTTGAGATGGCTGCGCGTGTCCTCGACGAGGATCGCGTCGGCCGGCCGCGCGCGTACGGCACGCAGCGTCCGGCGCAGCATCGTGTGATCCGGCTTCGCGCGCCACGTGCGGCGGTCGCGCATGTGCTCGATCGCGATCACGCGCTCGAACAGCCGCTCGATGCGCAATTCGCGCAGCACCGCGCGCGCATAGTTTTCCGGCGCGTTGGTCAGCACGAACTTGCGGCCCGGCAGCGCGGCGACGATGCGCGCGAGACCGCGCTCGGTGCGCAGCATCGCGGGCAGGTCCGCGAACGTGTGGACGACGCGCAGGAAGTCGTGCGGATCGATCCGGTGGTGGCGGGTGAGGCCGAGGAGCGCCGCGCCGTAGCGCACGGTGTAGTCGTTGCGCAGGCGGTCGGCCTCGGCGCGCTCGACCTGGAGCGCGTCGACGATGTATTGCGTCATCGCGCGATTGATCTCGGGGAAGATCGCGTGCGATGCGTGGTGAAGGGTGTTGTCGAGATCGAACAGCCACACCGGCGCTCCGGCGCGGGGCCGGCTGCGCGAGATGCGCCGGCGCCGCAGGGCGGCCGGCAGGTCAGGGGAAGGTGGCTGGTGGCGGCGGGCGCTCAATGCGAGCGGATCATCGTGCCGAACGGCTGCTCGGTCAGGATTTCCAGCAGCACCGAATGCTCGATCCGGCCGTCGACGATGTGCACCGACTTCACGCCGCTCTTCGCGGCATCGAGCGCCGACGAGATCTTCGGCAGCATGCCGCCCGAGATCGTGCCGTCCTCGAACAGCGCGTCGATCTCGCGCGCCGACAGGTCGGTCAGCAGGTTGCCGTCCTTGTCCATCACGCCCGGGATGTTGGTCATCATCAGCAGCTTCTCGGCGTTGAGCACCGTCGCGAGCTTGCCGGCGACCAGGTCGGCGTTGATGTTGTACGAGAGGCCGTCCTCGCCGAAGCCGATCGGCGAGATCACCGGAATGAACGCGTCGTCCTGCAGCGCCTTCACGACCGCCGGGTTGATCGCCTCGACTTCGCCGACCTGGCCGATGTCGATGTACTGGCCCGGATTGTCGCGGTCCGGCATCAGCAGCTTGCGCGCGTGAATCAGGCCGCCGTCCTTGCCCGTCAGGCCGACCGCGTGGCCGCCGAAGTGGTTGATCAGCATCACGATGTCCTGCTGCACTTCGCCGCCCAGCACCCATTCGACGACTTCCATCGTCTCCTCGTCGGTGACGCGCATGCCCTGGATGAAGGTGCCCTGCTTGCCGATCTTCTTCAGCGCCTGGTCGATCTGCGGGCCGCCGCCGTGGACGATCACCGGGTTGATGCCGACCAGTTTCAGCAGGATCACGTCGCGCGCGAAGCCTTGCTTGAGCCGTTCTTCCGTCATCGCGTTGCCGCCGTATTTGATGACCACGGTCTTGCCGTGATAGCGGCGGATGTACGGCAGCGCCTCCGCGAGGATTTCGGCTTTCAGCGTGGGGGCGATCTGCGAGAGGTCGATGGGCTCGGACATGGCGGCGGCTCTGGCTGGGAACGGTTGAAACAGGGCGAATTGTACAGGAGTGGCGCAGCGCAGCATCGGGGATTTTGGGCGGGCGGGGACGCGCGGCGGCAGGGGGCGGCGCAACGGGCGATCAGGCTGCGCGGCCCGGCCGGCGCGGGAAAGCCGAGGGTGGATGCGGCGCCGGGGAGGGCGCGAAGCGCGCCGTTCGCACGCCCTTCCCGCGATGTCGGCCCTCTATGTCGGCCGTTCGGCCGACCCGCAAAATCCGGCCGCCGCGTTATGCTTGTTTCGTTGGGCGCCGCCGCGCTCGTTCTCCACCCCCGTCATGACCGAAACCGCCGCCGATCGCCGCTCCGCGCCGCGAAGCGCGCGCTGCCCACGTTGCGGCCGCAGCTTCGACTGCGGCGCGCGCACGCAGCCGTTCGACTGCTGGTGCATGTCGATGCCCGGGCTGCCCGACGGCGCGCAGCCGGCCAGTGGCGCGCGTTGTCTTTGCCCGGAATGCCTTGCCGACGAGATCGCCCGGCGCGTGGCGGGAAAGCCGGCATAGCGGGGACGGCCAGGGGCACGCGATGTCCGGCGCTCGCGTTCTGGCCCCTTGCTAGGGCCGCCCCCGGTTAAACGGGTAAACTGGGCGAATGCAACGAATCACCACTACCGGCCGCGTCAACCTCAGCCATCTGTTCTGGTTGCGCAACCTCGCGATCATCGGCCAACTCGCGACGATCGGCGTCGTCCAGACCTATTTCGGCGTGCATCTGCCGCTGCCGGCGATGCTGATGGTCATCGCGCTCGAAATCGTTTTCAACGCGTTGACCTGGGTGCGGGTGCTGCGCGCGCGGCCCGAGACCAATTTCGAGCTGCTCGGCCAGCTGTGGGTGGATCTCGGCGCGCTGTCGGCGCTGCTGTTCCTGTCCGGCGGCACGACCAACCCGTTCGTGTC harbors:
- the slmA gene encoding nucleoid occlusion factor SlmA, producing the protein MQPTHPQDQAVTEDQTTPSRSRPKPGERRVMILQTLAGMLEAPKPEKITTAALAARLDVSEAALYRHFASKAKMYEGLIEFIEQALFGLVNQIVAKEPNGVLQARTIALTMLNFAAKNPGMTRVLTGEALVGEDGRLAERVEQMLERVEASLRQSLRLARADAGAGADGGSTTTTPLPGDYDPTMRASLIVSYVLGRWHRYAKSGFGKSPTEYADAQLRLILQ
- a CDS encoding pyrimidine 5'-nucleotidase — its product is MSARRHQPPSPDLPAALRRRRISRSRPRAGAPVWLFDLDNTLHHASHAIFPEINRAMTQYIVDALQVERAEADRLRNDYTVRYGAALLGLTRHHRIDPHDFLRVVHTFADLPAMLRTERGLARIVAALPGRKFVLTNAPENYARAVLRELRIERLFERVIAIEHMRDRRTWRAKPDHTMLRRTLRAVRARPADAILVEDTRSHLKRYKRLGIGTVWITGHLPSHLPNTGRPNYVDQRIRSLKSLRLGTRSGRQKCSRLTRRTKP
- the argB gene encoding acetylglutamate kinase, with product MSEPIDLSQIAPTLKAEILAEALPYIRRYHGKTVVIKYGGNAMTEERLKQGFARDVILLKLVGINPVIVHGGGPQIDQALKKIGKQGTFIQGMRVTDEETMEVVEWVLGGEVQQDIVMLINHFGGHAVGLTGKDGGLIHARKLLMPDRDNPGQYIDIGQVGEVEAINPAVVKALQDDAFIPVISPIGFGEDGLSYNINADLVAGKLATVLNAEKLLMMTNIPGVMDKDGNLLTDLSAREIDALFEDGTISGGMLPKISSALDAAKSGVKSVHIVDGRIEHSVLLEILTEQPFGTMIRSH
- a CDS encoding cysteine-rich CWC family protein, whose product is MTETAADRRSAPRSARCPRCGRSFDCGARTQPFDCWCMSMPGLPDGAQPASGARCLCPECLADEIARRVAGKPA